A single genomic interval of Nitratidesulfovibrio sp. SRB-5 harbors:
- a CDS encoding calcium-binding protein gives MKRIIPAAIMLLCAATAQADDKFSAMDKDGNASVTWEEFSAAFPQMKKPAFDAIDTDGSGALSHEEWDAFRAHHGQGGMGMGGGMGPKDGQGATMPKDMPKGMGGMGSAPLIQPPSK, from the coding sequence ATGAAACGCATCATCCCGGCAGCCATCATGCTGCTGTGCGCCGCCACGGCCCAGGCCGACGACAAGTTCTCCGCCATGGACAAGGACGGCAACGCCAGCGTGACCTGGGAGGAATTTTCCGCCGCGTTCCCGCAGATGAAAAAGCCCGCCTTCGACGCCATCGACACCGACGGCAGCGGCGCCCTCAGCCACGAGGAATGGGACGCCTTCCGCGCCCACCACGGCCAGGGCGGCATGGGCATGGGCGGCGGCATGGGCCCCAAGGACGGGCAAGGCGCCACCATGCCCAAGGACATGCCCAAGGGCATGGGCGGCATGGGTTCCGCCCCGCTCATCCAGCCCCCCTCCAAGTAG
- a CDS encoding methyl-accepting chemotaxis protein: MLIQSALVVVVAKTGYDDGLAEKKREMRLMAETISKSVSDFGLRQVDMMRGASRVPVLRQFLQGDASLEGAAAEVITAMSQAAPGVNTYYLFNAQGSQVILRAQGKPGKPNNLADREYIKAALSGKEGYSSSPTKSLATGKLIISVTAPIFDDSGRVLGGVGMSYAIDGLVENYIDSVKIGDTGRPFFLSPKGIVIGHPDDSMILKDISANPGVAGMIVAANGQNAVTRDGREIMLTWTRVPNWNWILGISMDMEEIAAPAVAQRNYMIAMGIAAIVALIGVCLFALDRIAVRPIKKLEGYASTVAAGNLDDTLELAQRNEIGKLADSLRTMVTSLKGKITEADEKTRMAHEESARAARAGREAEEARAAAERARAEGMLHAAAKLESVVEIVTSASEELSAQVEQSSRGAESQSARVGETATAMEEMNATVLEVARNASQAAESAENAKGRAESGATLVTDVVRSIAEAQTQALSLKADMQSLGTQAEGIGQVMNVITDIADQTNLLALNAAIEAARAGDAGRGFAVVADEVRKLAEKTMNATREVGDAIRNIQHGTRRNIGNVEQAVQLIDNATGLANKSGDALLSIVQLVDVTSEQVRSIATAAEQQSATSEEINHSIEDISRISAETSDAMRQSSVAVTELARQSQEMKSVIDGMKREATAA; this comes from the coding sequence TTGCTGATACAATCTGCGCTGGTCGTGGTGGTGGCGAAAACCGGCTACGATGACGGACTGGCGGAAAAGAAGCGTGAAATGCGCCTGATGGCCGAAACCATTTCCAAGTCGGTGTCCGATTTCGGCCTGCGCCAGGTGGACATGATGCGCGGGGCATCGAGAGTACCGGTGCTTCGCCAGTTCCTGCAGGGCGACGCATCGCTCGAAGGAGCGGCGGCAGAAGTCATCACGGCCATGTCCCAGGCGGCCCCCGGCGTGAACACCTACTACCTGTTCAACGCGCAGGGCAGCCAGGTCATCCTGCGTGCCCAGGGCAAGCCGGGCAAGCCGAACAACCTGGCAGACCGCGAATACATCAAGGCCGCGCTGTCCGGAAAGGAAGGCTACAGTTCATCCCCCACCAAGAGCCTGGCCACCGGCAAGCTCATCATCAGCGTCACCGCCCCCATCTTCGACGATTCGGGCCGGGTGCTGGGCGGCGTGGGCATGTCCTACGCCATCGACGGACTGGTGGAAAACTACATCGACTCCGTGAAGATCGGCGATACCGGTCGCCCCTTCTTCCTTTCGCCCAAGGGCATCGTCATCGGCCACCCGGATGATTCCATGATCCTCAAGGACATTTCCGCCAATCCCGGCGTTGCCGGGATGATCGTCGCAGCCAACGGCCAGAACGCCGTCACCCGTGATGGCCGAGAGATCATGCTCACCTGGACCCGCGTGCCCAACTGGAACTGGATCCTGGGCATTTCCATGGACATGGAAGAAATCGCCGCTCCCGCCGTGGCCCAGCGCAACTACATGATCGCCATGGGCATCGCCGCCATCGTGGCGCTGATCGGGGTCTGCCTGTTCGCCCTCGACCGCATTGCCGTGCGCCCCATCAAGAAGCTGGAAGGTTACGCCTCCACCGTGGCCGCGGGCAACCTGGACGACACCCTGGAGCTTGCGCAGCGCAACGAGATCGGCAAGCTGGCCGACAGCCTGCGCACCATGGTCACGAGTCTGAAGGGCAAGATCACCGAGGCCGACGAAAAAACCCGCATGGCCCACGAGGAATCGGCCCGTGCCGCCAGGGCGGGACGCGAGGCGGAAGAGGCCCGCGCCGCCGCCGAACGCGCCCGCGCAGAAGGCATGCTGCACGCCGCCGCCAAGCTGGAGAGCGTGGTGGAAATCGTCACCTCCGCCTCCGAGGAACTGTCCGCCCAGGTGGAGCAGTCCAGCAGGGGCGCGGAAAGCCAGAGCGCCCGCGTGGGCGAAACGGCCACCGCCATGGAGGAAATGAACGCCACGGTGCTGGAGGTGGCCCGCAACGCCTCGCAGGCAGCCGAATCTGCCGAAAACGCCAAGGGCAGGGCCGAAAGCGGCGCCACCCTGGTCACAGACGTGGTGCGCAGCATCGCCGAAGCCCAGACCCAGGCGCTGTCCCTCAAGGCCGACATGCAGAGCCTGGGCACGCAGGCCGAAGGCATCGGCCAGGTCATGAACGTGATCACCGACATCGCCGACCAGACCAACCTGCTGGCGCTGAACGCGGCCATCGAGGCGGCCCGCGCCGGGGATGCCGGACGCGGATTCGCCGTCGTCGCCGACGAGGTGCGCAAGCTGGCCGAAAAGACCATGAACGCCACGCGCGAGGTGGGCGACGCCATCCGCAACATCCAGCACGGCACCCGCCGCAACATCGGCAACGTGGAGCAGGCGGTGCAGCTCATCGACAATGCCACCGGCCTCGCCAACAAGTCGGGCGATGCGCTGCTCTCCATCGTGCAACTGGTGGACGTGACCTCGGAGCAGGTGCGCTCCATCGCCACGGCGGCGGAACAGCAGTCCGCCACCAGCGAGGAGATCAATCATTCCATCGAGGACATCAGCCGCATTTCGGCGGAAACCTCCGACGCCATGCGCCAGTCGTCCGTGGCCGTCACCGAACTGGCCCGCCAGTCGCAGGAAATGAAGTCCGTCATCGACGGCATGAAGCGCGAGGCCACGGCCGCGTAA
- the nhaA gene encoding Na+/H+ antiporter NhaA, translating to MTHDTGHDLRSSYARPATPADRLLDPFLSFMRMEAASGILLLACTALALCAANSSLAPAWNAYWQHPFAMGPEGYELRKPLILWVNDGLMAIFFFLVGLEIKREMLAGELATPAQALPPVLAAAGGMAAPALVYLAFNLGHPSGIAQGWAVPMATDIAFALGVLSLAGDRVPLSVKVFLTALAIADDIGAVLAIALFYTADISLVALGIGFAALAVAALGNWLGVVRTLFYVLAGAVTWVAFLKSGVHATVAGVLLAFCIPTRARATPGDLVSAARRLLDTVGNGAADAHLLADGHRHAAVEAMETAARHAATPLRRLEHALAPWVAWGIMPVFALANAGVSISADLLGGLGNPVTMGVAAGLFFGKQLGVLAAVWLPVKLGLARLPRDMTWRHVYGIALLAGIGFTMALFVAQLAYADARTLDYAKVGILAASLVAGVCGWLVLRTAPSHTDRTDARTP from the coding sequence ATGACGCACGACACCGGTCACGACCTGCGATCCTCTTACGCACGGCCTGCGACCCCTGCCGATCGCCTGCTCGACCCCTTCCTGTCCTTCATGCGCATGGAGGCAGCAAGCGGTATCCTGTTGCTTGCCTGCACCGCACTTGCGCTGTGCGCGGCCAATTCGTCCCTGGCCCCAGCCTGGAATGCCTACTGGCAACACCCCTTCGCCATGGGACCGGAAGGCTACGAACTGCGCAAGCCGCTGATCCTCTGGGTGAACGACGGCCTGATGGCCATCTTCTTCTTTCTGGTGGGCCTGGAAATCAAACGCGAGATGCTGGCCGGAGAACTGGCCACCCCCGCCCAGGCCCTGCCCCCCGTGCTGGCGGCGGCGGGCGGCATGGCGGCCCCGGCGCTGGTCTACCTTGCCTTCAACCTGGGCCACCCTTCCGGCATCGCGCAGGGCTGGGCCGTGCCCATGGCCACCGACATCGCCTTCGCCCTCGGCGTGCTTTCGCTGGCCGGGGACCGGGTGCCCCTTTCGGTCAAGGTGTTCCTGACCGCCCTGGCCATTGCCGACGACATCGGCGCGGTGCTGGCCATCGCCCTGTTCTACACGGCGGACATCTCTCTGGTGGCGCTGGGCATCGGCTTTGCCGCGCTGGCCGTGGCCGCGCTGGGCAACTGGCTGGGGGTGGTGCGCACCCTGTTCTACGTGCTGGCGGGCGCCGTGACCTGGGTGGCCTTCCTGAAGTCGGGCGTGCACGCCACGGTGGCGGGCGTGCTGCTGGCCTTCTGCATTCCCACCCGCGCACGGGCCACCCCCGGCGACCTGGTTTCCGCCGCGCGACGCCTGCTGGACACCGTGGGCAACGGCGCCGCCGACGCCCACCTGCTGGCGGACGGCCACCGCCACGCCGCCGTCGAAGCCATGGAAACCGCCGCCCGCCACGCCGCAACGCCCCTGCGCAGGCTGGAGCACGCCCTGGCCCCGTGGGTGGCCTGGGGCATCATGCCGGTGTTCGCCCTGGCCAATGCCGGGGTATCCATCAGCGCGGACCTGCTGGGGGGCCTCGGCAACCCGGTGACCATGGGCGTGGCCGCAGGGCTCTTCTTCGGCAAGCAACTGGGGGTGCTGGCCGCCGTGTGGCTGCCGGTGAAGCTGGGCCTTGCCCGGCTGCCCCGCGACATGACCTGGCGGCACGTGTACGGCATAGCCCTGCTGGCGGGCATCGGCTTCACCATGGCCCTGTTCGTTGCCCAACTGGCCTATGCCGACGCGCGCACCCTGGACTACGCCAAGGTGGGCATCCTTGCCGCCTCGCTGGTGGCCGGGGTATGCGGCTGGCTGGTGCTGCGCACCGCGCCGTCCCATACTGACCGGACGGACGCGCGCACGCCGTGA
- a CDS encoding methyltransferase family protein → MKHDHLDIAREYSALLRTDEADDRQPGSFRLPHGEGDHFGEPGMGGEGAAIPRVVPSHEDERAGGVTPEELSLWGAGPRIVVPALLAQLGGAALTLALPGPFGMGMLPHWAWVLMGLCALLPGTLAVRRAWAELKPGRQEGRLVTGGPYRITRNPIYAAWILGILPGIALCFASWPMLAGPVVAWALFRETVVVEESFLAARFGEAWDRYAARVNRLWPNPFRMQD, encoded by the coding sequence ATGAAGCACGATCATCTGGACATCGCGCGGGAATACTCCGCGCTGCTGCGGACCGACGAGGCCGACGACCGGCAGCCGGGGTCCTTCCGGTTGCCGCACGGCGAGGGCGATCATTTCGGCGAACCGGGCATGGGCGGCGAAGGCGCGGCCATCCCCCGCGTGGTTCCGTCGCACGAGGACGAACGCGCCGGGGGCGTGACGCCGGAAGAACTTTCGCTGTGGGGCGCGGGGCCGCGCATCGTGGTGCCCGCCCTGCTGGCGCAGCTTGGCGGGGCGGCGCTTACCCTGGCCCTGCCGGGGCCCTTCGGCATGGGAATGCTGCCCCATTGGGCTTGGGTACTCATGGGGTTGTGCGCCCTGCTGCCGGGCACGCTGGCCGTGCGCCGCGCCTGGGCGGAGCTGAAACCGGGCCGTCAGGAGGGGCGGCTGGTCACCGGCGGCCCGTACCGGATAACCCGCAACCCCATCTACGCGGCATGGATTCTGGGCATTTTGCCGGGCATCGCGCTGTGTTTCGCCTCGTGGCCCATGCTGGCCGGGCCGGTGGTGGCCTGGGCGCTGTTCCGCGAGACGGTGGTGGTGGAGGAATCGTTCCTGGCCGCCCGCTTCGGTGAAGCATGGGATCGCTACGCCGCCCGGGTGAACCGGTTGTGGCCCAACCCGTTCCGCATGCAGGACTGA
- a CDS encoding radical SAM/SPASM domain-containing protein, which translates to MFPALRALFRPRRPRWDWMQVEVTTRCDAACVYCPRTACGGGWRDEDMSMALFRRVLAASRGARHLHLQGWGEPLLHPRYPDMLAEAVQAGYVVGLTTNGVHLDAGMDGVLVDAGVDLVALSLAGVGARNDAVRRGAPTARVLAALDALREAKARAGKALPLCGGRPRDDNRTVAAGRMLFGSVEDAPLAELWRRPAYAAFRAAHARGTPPPPCEGCIKLRVH; encoded by the coding sequence ATGTTCCCGGCGTTGCGCGCTTTGTTCCGCCCCCGCCGCCCCCGGTGGGACTGGATGCAGGTGGAGGTGACCACCCGCTGCGACGCGGCGTGCGTCTATTGCCCCCGCACCGCCTGCGGGGGAGGATGGCGCGACGAGGACATGTCCATGGCGCTGTTCCGGCGGGTGCTGGCCGCCAGCCGGGGGGCGCGCCATCTGCACTTGCAGGGATGGGGCGAGCCGCTGCTGCACCCCCGGTATCCGGACATGCTGGCAGAAGCCGTGCAGGCGGGGTACGTGGTGGGGCTGACCACCAACGGCGTGCATCTGGATGCAGGCATGGACGGTGTACTGGTGGATGCCGGGGTGGACCTGGTGGCCCTGTCGCTGGCGGGCGTCGGTGCCCGCAACGACGCGGTGCGGCGTGGCGCTCCGACCGCACGGGTGCTGGCCGCTCTGGATGCCCTGCGCGAGGCCAAGGCCCGGGCGGGCAAAGCGTTGCCCCTGTGCGGTGGCCGTCCGCGTGACGACAATCGCACGGTGGCGGCCGGGCGCATGCTGTTCGGCAGCGTGGAGGACGCCCCCCTGGCCGAGCTGTGGCGCCGCCCGGCCTATGCGGCGTTTCGGGCCGCCCATGCGCGGGGCACGCCCCCACCGCCCTGCGAGGGGTGCATCAAGCTGCGGGTGCACTGA
- a CDS encoding cation-translocating P-type ATPase has translation MTHPAWHAMTTDDVARTLDTDPTRGLSASQAEERLSRHGPNELTHEERASPLRMFLGQFANVLIVILLAAVVLSAAVGEVMDAAIILVIVLFCAVLGFVQEYRAEQALDALKKMLSPTTSVLRDGAEARIPSAQVVPGDVVLLEAGDRVPADARIVEAHAMRCDEAPLTGESVPVGKGTDPVPEDAGTADRRNMAFTGTTVTYGRGRAVVTATGMETAFGQIAREVATVETVKTPLEKRTEEIGKWLGIIALTICVLVAGFSIAREAMHGSVDFAFIVSMIMFAVSLAVAAVPEALAAIVTGALAIGMRQMARRGALVRRMPAVETLGCTTVICTDKTGTLTRGEMTVRALFTFSPAPPETAEKAGEATGAETEVTGSGYEPKGGLRPAGQGSAAFAGPPPREVQALLLAGVLCNDAELLPPGDSGQWTIRGDPTEAALVVAGLKLRAPDSGNAAESCPAWLAALPHTPDTGCALHLRAANPRVEEFPFSSERKRMTTVHDLSPQAAPVAGADRAAFMKGAPEVVLARCDRVLAGGEIRPLTYADRAAVQAAAERMAGRALRVLALSMLPLESGANPAPPTPPAEDEAEHGHVLLGLAGMMDPPRDEAAQAVATCRRVGIRPVMITGDHRLTAEAVAREIGIHREGDVVLTGDGLAALDDATFAGMVDRVSVYARVSPMDKLRIVKAWKARGDVVAMTGDGVNDAPALKQADIGVAMGIAGTEVAREAADMVLTDDNFASIVNAIELGRWIYDNIKKYLTFLLRCNITEVAVIGGMVLLLGPEYLPLLPAAILYINLATDGLPALALGVAPPDPDIMDRPPRDPRESVFTWDVKAFVLLAVCLEIPLFFALFLHDLADIGTARTEMFFLFIIVEMIIALNFRSMRFGIMQAPPHGWLLLSIVWEVALVAVLVQFAPVREAFGIHIPDGRTLGIITAFGAVVFASMEVAKVFIRRRLAAAPPQSA, from the coding sequence ATGACCCATCCCGCATGGCACGCCATGACCACGGACGATGTGGCCCGCACCCTGGACACGGACCCGACGCGCGGCCTTTCCGCCAGCCAGGCAGAGGAACGCCTGTCCCGGCACGGCCCCAACGAACTGACCCACGAGGAGCGTGCCTCGCCCCTGCGCATGTTCCTGGGGCAGTTCGCCAACGTGCTCATCGTCATCCTGCTGGCGGCGGTGGTTCTTTCCGCCGCCGTGGGCGAGGTAATGGACGCGGCCATCATTCTGGTCATCGTGCTGTTCTGCGCGGTGCTGGGTTTCGTGCAGGAGTACCGGGCGGAACAGGCCCTGGATGCCCTGAAGAAGATGCTCTCGCCCACCACCAGCGTGCTGCGCGACGGCGCGGAGGCGCGCATACCTTCGGCCCAGGTGGTGCCCGGCGACGTGGTGCTGCTGGAGGCGGGCGACCGCGTGCCCGCCGACGCGCGCATCGTCGAGGCCCACGCCATGCGCTGCGACGAGGCCCCGCTGACCGGCGAATCGGTGCCCGTGGGCAAGGGCACGGATCCCGTGCCCGAGGACGCGGGCACGGCAGACCGGCGCAACATGGCCTTCACCGGCACCACCGTCACCTACGGGCGCGGACGCGCCGTGGTTACCGCCACGGGCATGGAAACGGCCTTCGGGCAAATCGCCCGAGAGGTGGCCACCGTGGAAACGGTAAAGACCCCGCTGGAAAAGCGCACCGAGGAAATCGGCAAGTGGCTGGGCATCATCGCCCTGACCATCTGCGTACTGGTGGCCGGTTTCAGCATTGCCCGCGAGGCCATGCACGGCAGCGTGGATTTCGCGTTCATCGTGTCCATGATCATGTTCGCCGTGTCGCTGGCCGTGGCCGCCGTGCCGGAAGCACTGGCCGCCATCGTCACCGGGGCGCTGGCCATAGGCATGCGCCAGATGGCCCGGCGCGGGGCGCTGGTGCGGCGCATGCCCGCCGTGGAGACGCTGGGCTGCACCACCGTGATCTGCACCGACAAGACCGGCACCCTGACGCGCGGCGAAATGACGGTGCGCGCGCTGTTCACCTTCTCGCCCGCCCCACCGGAAACAGCGGAAAAAGCCGGAGAGGCCACGGGCGCGGAAACCGAGGTCACCGGATCGGGCTACGAGCCCAAGGGCGGCCTGCGTCCTGCCGGACAGGGCAGCGCGGCATTCGCCGGCCCGCCCCCGCGCGAGGTGCAGGCCCTGCTGCTGGCGGGCGTGCTGTGCAACGACGCCGAATTGCTGCCCCCCGGCGATTCCGGGCAATGGACCATTCGCGGCGACCCTACCGAGGCCGCGCTGGTGGTGGCCGGGCTGAAGCTGCGCGCACCCGATTCCGGCAACGCCGCAGAATCCTGCCCGGCCTGGCTGGCCGCGCTGCCGCACACACCCGATACGGGCTGCGCCCTGCACCTGCGCGCGGCCAACCCGCGCGTGGAAGAGTTTCCGTTCAGTTCCGAGCGCAAACGCATGACCACCGTGCACGACCTGTCGCCCCAGGCCGCCCCGGTGGCAGGGGCGGACCGCGCGGCCTTCATGAAGGGCGCGCCGGAGGTGGTGCTGGCCCGGTGCGACCGGGTGCTGGCGGGCGGAGAGATACGCCCCCTGACCTACGCCGACCGCGCTGCCGTACAGGCGGCGGCGGAACGCATGGCCGGGCGTGCCCTGCGCGTGCTGGCCCTGTCCATGCTGCCGCTGGAAAGCGGCGCGAATCCGGCCCCGCCCACCCCGCCTGCTGAAGACGAGGCCGAGCACGGCCACGTGCTGCTGGGCCTTGCGGGCATGATGGACCCGCCCCGCGACGAGGCGGCGCAGGCCGTGGCCACCTGCCGCCGGGTGGGCATCCGCCCGGTGATGATCACCGGCGACCACCGCCTGACCGCAGAGGCCGTGGCCCGCGAGATCGGCATCCACCGCGAGGGCGACGTGGTGCTGACCGGCGACGGGCTGGCCGCGCTGGACGACGCCACCTTCGCGGGCATGGTGGACCGGGTCAGCGTGTATGCCCGCGTCTCGCCCATGGACAAGCTGCGCATCGTCAAGGCGTGGAAGGCGCGCGGCGACGTGGTGGCCATGACCGGCGACGGGGTGAACGACGCCCCGGCGCTGAAGCAGGCCGACATCGGCGTGGCCATGGGCATCGCCGGAACCGAGGTCGCGCGCGAGGCGGCAGACATGGTGCTGACCGACGACAATTTCGCCTCCATCGTGAACGCCATTGAACTCGGACGGTGGATTTACGACAACATCAAGAAATACCTTACCTTCCTTCTGCGTTGCAACATCACGGAGGTGGCCGTCATCGGCGGCATGGTGCTGCTGCTGGGTCCGGAATACCTGCCCCTGCTGCCCGCCGCCATCCTGTACATCAACCTTGCCACCGACGGCCTGCCCGCACTGGCCTTGGGCGTGGCCCCGCCGGACCCGGACATCATGGACCGCCCCCCGCGCGACCCGCGCGAAAGCGTGTTCACCTGGGACGTGAAGGCCTTCGTGCTGCTGGCGGTGTGCCTGGAGATTCCGCTGTTCTTCGCCCTGTTCCTGCACGATCTGGCGGACATCGGCACCGCGCGCACCGAAATGTTCTTCCTGTTCATCATCGTGGAGATGATCATCGCGCTGAACTTCCGGTCCATGCGCTTCGGCATCATGCAGGCCCCGCCGCACGGCTGGCTGCTGCTGTCCATCGTCTGGGAAGTGGCGCTGGTGGCCGTGCTGGTGCAGTTTGCCCCGGTGCGCGAGGCCTTCGGCATCCACATCCCCGACGGGCGCACACTGGGCATCATCACTGCCTTCGGTGCGGTGGTGTTCGCCTCCATGGAGGTGGCCAAGGTGTTCATTCGCAGGCGGTTGGCGGCAGCCCCCCCGCAGTCGGCCTGA
- the lysS gene encoding lysine--tRNA ligase, with the protein MLESLETRDELNEVVKNRVVKSCELLDDGVALYPNGFVKQHDVAAISAEYEGLTAEELENVDTRFTCAGRIVSQRSFGKVTFFHLMDKSGRLQCYTAREVLGEDPYRNFKKLDIGDIVGVSGTLFRTKTGELTLSCDQCILLTKSIRPLPEKYHGLKDVETRYRQRYVDLIVTPRTREIFRKRTLIVREFRRFLEDKGFMEVETPMMQPIPGGATAMPFITHHNALDMQLYMRIAPELYLKRLLVGGFEKVFEINRNFRNEGISTRHNPEFTMCEFYWAYATFEDLMDLTEQLFAHVAEKVCGSYVVTYQGQEVDLTPGRWTRLSFHDSLEKIGGHKPEFYNDYEAVRKYIRERGEKVVDGEKMAKLQAKLFDLDVEGKLIQPTFIYHYPTDISPLSRRNNERPDVTDRFELFITGRELGNAFSELNDPVDQRMRFMDQVAEKEAGDAEAHFMDEDYLRALEYGMPPAAGEGVGIDRLVMLLTDSPSIREVILFPLLKPES; encoded by the coding sequence ATGCTCGAAAGCCTAGAAACCCGCGACGAACTGAACGAAGTCGTCAAGAACCGGGTGGTCAAATCCTGTGAACTGCTGGACGACGGCGTAGCCCTGTACCCCAACGGTTTCGTGAAACAGCACGACGTGGCGGCCATTTCGGCCGAATACGAGGGGCTGACCGCAGAGGAACTGGAAAACGTCGACACGCGCTTCACCTGCGCGGGGCGCATCGTCTCGCAGCGCTCGTTCGGCAAGGTGACCTTCTTCCATCTGATGGACAAGAGCGGTCGCCTGCAGTGCTACACCGCGCGCGAGGTGCTGGGCGAAGACCCGTACCGCAACTTCAAGAAGCTGGACATCGGCGACATCGTGGGTGTTTCCGGCACGCTGTTCCGCACCAAGACGGGTGAACTGACCCTGTCGTGCGACCAGTGCATCCTGCTCACCAAGTCCATCCGGCCCCTGCCCGAAAAGTACCACGGCCTGAAGGACGTGGAGACCCGCTATCGCCAGCGTTACGTGGACCTCATCGTCACGCCGCGCACGCGAGAGATTTTCCGCAAGCGCACCCTGATCGTGCGCGAGTTCCGCCGCTTCCTGGAGGACAAGGGCTTCATGGAGGTGGAAACCCCCATGATGCAGCCCATTCCCGGCGGCGCCACGGCCATGCCGTTCATCACCCACCACAATGCGCTGGACATGCAGCTGTACATGCGCATCGCGCCGGAATTGTACCTGAAGCGCCTGCTGGTGGGCGGGTTCGAGAAGGTGTTCGAGATCAACCGCAACTTCCGCAACGAAGGCATCTCGACCCGGCACAACCCGGAATTCACCATGTGCGAATTCTACTGGGCCTACGCCACCTTCGAAGACCTGATGGACCTGACGGAGCAGCTGTTCGCCCACGTGGCGGAAAAGGTGTGCGGCTCGTACGTGGTGACCTACCAGGGCCAGGAAGTGGACCTTACCCCGGGCCGCTGGACGCGCCTTTCGTTCCATGACTCGCTGGAGAAGATCGGCGGACACAAGCCGGAATTCTACAACGATTACGAAGCGGTGCGCAAATACATCCGCGAACGGGGCGAAAAGGTGGTGGACGGCGAGAAGATGGCCAAGTTGCAGGCCAAGCTGTTCGACCTGGACGTGGAAGGCAAGCTGATCCAGCCCACCTTCATCTATCATTACCCCACCGACATCTCGCCGCTGTCGCGCCGCAACAACGAGCGGCCCGACGTGACGGACCGCTTCGAGCTGTTCATCACCGGGCGCGAACTGGGCAACGCCTTCTCCGAACTGAACGACCCCGTGGACCAGCGCATGCGCTTCATGGACCAGGTGGCCGAAAAGGAAGCGGGCGACGCCGAGGCGCACTTCATGGACGAGGACTACCTGCGCGCCCTGGAATACGGCATGCCGCCGGCGGCGGGAGAGGGTGTGGGCATCGACCGCCTGGTCATGCTGCTGACCGACTCGCCCTCCATCCGCGAGGTCATCCTGTTCCCGCTGCTGAAGCCGGAAAGCTAG
- a CDS encoding lipoprotein-releasing ABC transporter permease subunit: MSFELFVALRYLFARRRQTFISVISVTSILGVALGVASLIVVLGVMNGFTTDLRDKILGANAHGIVMSADRSGLGDAPQLIDKIRQVDGVRGATPFIYSEVMLSTPHGVKGLVLRGIDPQSAPSVLGILSNMTKGSVADLAPRAPASGASEGGILSGPPGVIIGDELAQRLGVVVGSRVNLLSPAGQKTSAGFAPRIRPFMVVGVFSTGMFEYDSSLGFVSLDAARDVLGLPEGAVSGVELAVTDVYKADQVAERVTRAVGGYPLYTRHWMEMNANLFAALKLEKTAMAVILVLIVLVGSFSIITTLVMLVMEKTRDIAILMSMGATRGMIRRIFMLQGTVIGAIGTGLGYVLGLGVAELLKRYQFIKLPHGVYSLDHLPVLLQWPDMLAIGASSMLLCFVATIYPARQAASLEPAEALRYE, from the coding sequence ATGAGCTTCGAACTGTTCGTGGCCTTGCGCTACCTGTTCGCACGTCGCAGGCAGACCTTCATCTCCGTCATTTCCGTCACCTCCATTCTGGGGGTGGCGCTGGGGGTGGCGTCGCTGATCGTGGTGCTGGGCGTCATGAACGGCTTCACCACCGACCTGCGCGACAAGATCCTGGGCGCCAACGCCCACGGCATCGTCATGTCCGCCGACCGTTCCGGCCTTGGCGACGCGCCGCAGCTCATCGACAAGATCCGGCAGGTGGACGGGGTGCGCGGCGCGACACCCTTCATCTATTCCGAAGTAATGCTTTCCACCCCCCACGGGGTGAAGGGCCTGGTGCTGCGCGGCATAGACCCGCAGTCCGCCCCGTCGGTGCTGGGCATCCTTTCCAACATGACCAAGGGCAGCGTGGCCGACCTTGCACCGCGCGCGCCCGCATCCGGCGCGAGTGAGGGCGGCATCCTTTCCGGCCCGCCCGGCGTGATCATCGGCGACGAACTGGCGCAGCGCCTGGGCGTGGTGGTGGGCAGCCGGGTAAACCTGCTGTCGCCCGCCGGGCAGAAGACCTCCGCCGGGTTTGCCCCGCGCATCCGTCCCTTCATGGTGGTGGGCGTGTTCTCCACCGGCATGTTCGAGTACGATTCCTCGCTGGGTTTCGTGTCGCTGGACGCCGCGCGCGACGTGCTGGGCCTGCCCGAAGGCGCCGTTTCGGGCGTGGAGCTTGCCGTCACCGACGTGTACAAGGCGGACCAGGTTGCCGAACGGGTCACCCGCGCCGTGGGCGGCTACCCGCTGTACACCCGCCACTGGATGGAGATGAACGCCAACCTGTTCGCCGCGCTGAAGCTGGAAAAGACGGCCATGGCCGTGATTCTGGTACTCATCGTGCTGGTGGGCTCGTTTTCGATCATCACCACGCTGGTCATGCTGGTCATGGAAAAGACGCGCGACATCGCCATACTCATGTCCATGGGGGCCACGCGGGGCATGATCCGGCGCATCTTCATGCTTCAGGGCACGGTCATCGGGGCCATCGGCACCGGTCTTGGCTATGTGCTGGGGCTGGGCGTGGCGGAACTTCTGAAGCGCTACCAGTTCATCAAGCTGCCGCACGGCGTCTATTCGCTGGACCACCTGCCGGTGCTGCTGCAATGGCCCGACATGCTGGCCATCGGCGCAAGTTCGATGCTGCTGTGCTTCGTCGCCACCATCTACCCGGCGCGCCAGGCTGCCAGCCTGGAACCCGCCGAAGCGCTGCGCTACGAATGA